Proteins from one Chroococcidiopsis sp. CCMEE 29 genomic window:
- a CDS encoding NAD(P)H-quinone oxidoreductase subunit F, which yields MTQFLFLASWWVPFYGLIGAVLTLPWATGIIRRTGPRPAAYFNFLMTVVAFVHSAIVLKDIWNQEPQIFLITWLKAADLDLSFALEVSPVSVGAAVLITGLSLLAQVYALGYMEKDWSLARFFGLMGFFEAALSGLALSDSLFLSYALLEMLTLSTYLLVGFWYAQPLVVTAARDAFLTKRVGDVLLLMGVVTLSTLAGSLNFSNLNQWAQTASLGPVTSTLLGLALIAAPAGKCAQFPLHLWLDEAMEGPNPASVLRNSMVVSGGAYVLFKLQPVLALSPVALTALIVLGTVTAVGASLVSIAQIDIKRALSHSTSAYMGLVFLAVGLQQGGVALVLLFTHAIAKALLFMSAGSVILTTSTQDLTEMGGLWSRMPATTTAFVVGSAGMVTLLPLGSFWAKLQWADGFWTVGPWVTGVLLLANGLTTLNLTRVFRLVFWGEPQQKTRRAPEVAWPMALPMVFLTVVTLLVPLMLQQWQLLPSWENINWSALLLLVASSLLGLAIGSTIYLHKAWSRSVQLQWRLVQDLLSYDFYIEDLYRVTVVFGVNLISKISAWMDRYVLDGLINLVGLATMFSGQSLKYTSFGQSQAYLLTILLGVSLLGLAISWSLGFLVFGF from the coding sequence ATGACCCAGTTTTTATTCCTAGCAAGTTGGTGGGTACCTTTCTATGGATTAATTGGTGCAGTTTTAACCTTACCCTGGGCAACGGGCATCATCCGTCGTACAGGTCCGCGACCAGCCGCATACTTCAATTTTTTGATGACTGTTGTGGCTTTTGTTCATAGCGCAATCGTCTTAAAAGATATCTGGAACCAGGAACCACAAATTTTTCTAATTACCTGGCTAAAAGCTGCGGATTTGGATTTGTCGTTTGCCTTAGAAGTTTCCCCAGTGAGTGTTGGAGCAGCAGTTTTAATTACTGGATTAAGTTTGCTGGCACAAGTTTACGCTCTGGGATACATGGAAAAAGACTGGTCTTTAGCCCGCTTCTTTGGCTTGATGGGCTTTTTTGAAGCGGCGTTGAGTGGCTTAGCCTTAAGTGATTCCTTATTTCTCAGCTATGCCCTATTAGAGATGCTTACCCTTTCTACTTACTTATTAGTAGGGTTCTGGTATGCTCAGCCTCTAGTAGTGACAGCAGCGCGGGATGCATTTTTAACCAAGCGAGTGGGAGATGTGCTGCTGCTAATGGGAGTGGTGACACTTTCGACTTTGGCAGGGAGTTTGAACTTTTCGAACCTAAACCAGTGGGCGCAGACAGCTAGCTTAGGACCCGTGACATCCACTCTATTGGGCTTGGCATTAATTGCCGCACCCGCTGGCAAATGTGCCCAATTTCCGCTGCATTTGTGGTTGGATGAAGCAATGGAAGGACCTAACCCAGCTTCTGTGCTGCGGAACTCAATGGTTGTATCTGGCGGTGCTTATGTGCTGTTTAAACTTCAGCCTGTGTTGGCGTTGTCGCCAGTAGCTTTGACTGCTTTGATAGTGTTGGGCACAGTAACAGCGGTAGGAGCTTCTCTGGTATCAATCGCCCAAATTGACATCAAACGGGCACTGTCTCATTCAACAAGTGCTTATATGGGTTTAGTGTTTCTCGCCGTGGGATTGCAGCAAGGTGGTGTTGCCCTGGTACTGCTGTTTACTCATGCGATCGCCAAAGCACTCTTGTTTATGAGCGCTGGCTCAGTGATTTTGACTACCAGCACCCAAGACTTAACAGAAATGGGTGGTCTGTGGTCCCGGATGCCAGCAACCACGACTGCATTTGTGGTAGGGTCAGCGGGGATGGTGACGCTGTTGCCACTGGGAAGCTTTTGGGCAAAGCTGCAATGGGCTGACGGCTTTTGGACAGTTGGTCCTTGGGTGACTGGGGTGTTGCTACTGGCCAATGGCTTGACCACCTTGAATCTGACCCGCGTGTTCCGGTTAGTTTTCTGGGGTGAACCTCAGCAGAAAACTCGTCGAGCGCCAGAAGTTGCTTGGCCAATGGCATTACCAATGGTATTTCTGACGGTGGTGACTCTGTTAGTGCCGTTGATGCTACAGCAGTGGCAACTACTGCCGAGCTGGGAAAACATTAATTGGAGTGCGCTGTTGCTACTGGTGGCATCTAGTTTGCTGGGTCTCGCCATTGGCTCTACCATTTATCTGCATAAGGCTTGGTCAAGATCTGTCCAACTCCAGTGGAGATTAGTGCAGGACTTGTTGAGCTATGACTTTTACATTGAAGACCTTTACCGCGTGACAGTGGTGTTTGGAGTTAACCTGATTTCCAAAATCTCTGCTTGGATGGATCGCTATGTATTGGATGGATTGATTAATTTGGTCGGTCTAGCAACGATGTTCAGTGGGCAAAGCTTGAAGTACACCTCCTTTGGTCAATCTCAGGCATATTTGCTGACAATTTTACTAGGAGTAAGTTTGCTAGGCTTGGCGATCAGCTGGTCTTTAGGATTTTTAGTTTTTGGTTTCTAG